The DNA sequence GTCCGGGAGGCGCGCTCGGCGCGCTCCTTGGCCTCGGCCTCGGCCTTCGCCTTGGCGGCGGCTTCGGCCTTCTTCTCGGCCTCGGCCTTGCGGACGGCCTCGGCGTGGGCCTTCTTGGCCGTCTTCGCGGCCTTCTCGGCCGCGGCGTCCTCGTAGGCCCGCGTCTCCAGGTCGAGGGCGACCTGCTGCGTGGCCTGAGCGGAGGCGGCCACAGCGGTGGAGAAGCCGGACGTGATCGTGGGCATCTCGATCGTCTGGGTCACCGGCTCGGCCTGGGCCGGACCGGCGGCACCCGCGACCGCGATGGTGCTGAGGACGCCACCGGCAACTCCGGCTCGCAGCGCCGACTTCGAGGCGCTCTGACGGGGCTTCCGGTGGCTGGGTATGTGAGCGGTGTGGGACATGGGTACTAGCGCTATCAGGGCTGTAGGGGTCCCATCAAGAAACGTGTGTTGCGACACAGTTACGTTCGGAATCTGTGAATCCGCTTTCCGGGCGCCTTTATTGACGCCGTAACGGGCAAATCGGGCAGCCGTCATCAGGCCCGTGATCACTGCCTTTCGGCAATACGCCCGAATTGCCCGTCGCTTACCATCCGTTCACACCGATGGCCAAGCCCGGTTTTCCGGGGCGCCGTGCCGTGTGGCGCAGGTCACGGCGTGAGGTCGCCGGGGCGGGCAACCCTCGCGGCCGTGTTCCGCGTGGCCGCCCGCGGTCGCCCCGTCGGCGGAAGTGGCGGCTCCGCTCGCGTGCCGGGCGGCCGGCCGGGCGGGGCGGTCTTCGGGTGGAGGGGGCGGACGGGCGGCCTCCGGGTGCGCGATCCGGAACTTCGTGAATGCGTGCACATGTCCCCATCGGTCCTCGCCACCCCCGTCCGGGTTGGCCGCAGGCCTCGGCCGACGCCCATATCACCTCACGGCAGTCCATCGCCAATTTGCTTGTAGGGGCTGTCGATTGATAGCGCAGCACGCCTTTGACCAGCGGTAACACCGGTGAATGTCACGTCTCGTGATCACTCGGCCGCTTCGCGTACGAAGATCACCGCTGATACGACTTCATGATCGTTCGTCAGGTGGTGGAGATCACAAAGCCGTTGTCGTACCCCGTGTCGCAGATCACAGGGGGGCGGGCATAGGATGCGGGGCAGTCGGGCTTGTGAACTGCCTCACATGTGCACGATCTTGGTGAGGTGGCGAGCCGGTCGCCCGATGCGGTCCACAGGTCAAGGACGACTGGAAGGAGCGAGGAGCGTGAATGCCTACGCGCCCATCCTCGTGCTCGGCGCCCTCGGGGCAGGGTTTGCGATCTTCTCCGTGGTCATGGCCACGCTTATCGGCCCCAAGCGGTACAACCGGGCAAAGCTCGAAGCGTACGAGTGCGGTATCGAACCCACCCCGACTCCCGCCGGAGGCGGCCGCTTCCCGATCAAGTACTACCTGACGGCGATGCTTTTCATCGTCTTCGACATCGAGATCGTCTTCCT is a window from the Streptomyces sp. MMBL 11-1 genome containing:
- a CDS encoding NADH-quinone oxidoreductase subunit A → MNAYAPILVLGALGAGFAIFSVVMATLIGPKRYNRAKLEAYECGIEPTPTPAGGGRFPIKYYLTAMLFIVFDIEIVFLYPWAVSFDALGIFGLVEMLLFVLTVFVAYAYVWRRGGLEWD